TGATCGCATACTCGAGCAGATCGGAACCGTACCCTTTGTCGCGGTATTCTCTATGAATCACCAAATCCTCCAGCAAAATGACAAAGCCGCCTTCGGCGGTGCTGATGGTGAAAAGCAGATTGATCATTCCCACGATCGCCTTGTCGCGCCGAAGAACGAAAACCCTTCCACGGTTCGGTTGCTCGAAAATGAGCCGCAATCCGCGCAGCTGCTTGTCCTTGTTAGGGCGAAAGTCGCTCTCCTCGCTGAAAAGCTCCCCCAGCAATTCGGACAGTTCGTCCAAATCGGCTTCCGTCGCGGGCTCGATGACGACGTTCGCTTCCACTGGTTTTCTTATTCCAGAAAGGTGACAGGCTGGCAATGACCATCGCTTTCGGCCACGCTCTTCCAACGATTGGACGGGGGGGGCACTGGGCTGACTGGGCCAGTGGCCTGAGTAATCGGGACGCTCGATTGACAAGGCCGCCTCCCTCCCTACCGTAGCCGCTTCCCGTCCCCCCAGATGGGATTTCGACTATGAAACGGACCCTGCAACGATCAAAACGCACCCGCAAACGGCAGCACGGCTTTCGTGCCCGGATGAAGACAAAAGGCGGCCGCGCCACGCTGGCCCGCCGGCGCCAACGGGGACGTAAACGTTTGCTCCCGAAGGGCGTCGAGCGTCACTTCGCCCGGCACACCCAGGCGTAATTCCGTCTCAAGTCTCGCGAACCACTTCCCGGGCTGGCTTGTCATCGCGCATGGCGATGAATTTCGCGTGCCGCAGGTTCCCCG
This is a stretch of genomic DNA from Terriglobia bacterium. It encodes these proteins:
- a CDS encoding GNAT family N-acetyltransferase is translated as MSIERPDYSGHWPSQPSAPPVQSLEERGRKRWSLPACHLSGIRKPVEANVVIEPATEADLDELSELLGELFSEESDFRPNKDKQLRGLRLIFEQPNRGRVFVLRRDKAIVGMINLLFTISTAEGGFVILLEDLVIHREYRDKGYGSDLLEYAIKFAGEKNFLRITLLTDRPEIRSQNFFRRHGFVDSSMMPMRLLVTPGADGPGKGK
- the rpmH gene encoding 50S ribosomal protein L34, translated to MKRTLQRSKRTRKRQHGFRARMKTKGGRATLARRRQRGRKRLLPKGVERHFARHTQA